Genomic DNA from Bacteroides zhangwenhongii:
GTTGTATTTGATATGGATACGGTAGGCAACTTAAAGAAGGTAATCAGCGGAGAAGAAATAGGTACATTAGTACACAACTAATCTCCCGATCGAATAAAATTAATCGTCTGACAGTTGATTCTTTTTCGTCTGACTATAGTCAGACGAAAGTTCAACAGTAGTCAGACGCAAGTTTAACTATAGTCAGACGATTAATTTTATGCATGAACAAGATTAGTTCCCTCTTTACTTAGAAATAGTTTTTAGCATACGAAAGATTAAATTATACTATCAACCGCCTAAACGCTTGTTTATCATTGGTGAACTGCGTACTTTTGCACGCCATAAAAAAAGGACTAAGAACAATGAATAACAAGACCAAAGGTTTTATCTATGGAGCCATTGCCGCTGCCAGCTACGGTATGAATCCTCTTTTTGCACTTCCGCTCTATGCAGCCGGAATGAATGTCGATACCGTTTTATTCTACCGTTATTTCTTTGCCGCAATCGTGCTGGGTATTCTGATGAAAATGCAGCATCAATCCTTTGCACTTCACAAGGCAGACGTTCTGCCCTTAGTCATTATGGGTTTGCTGTTCTCTTTCTCATCGTTGCTCCTGTTTATAAGCTATAATTACATGGATGCCGGAATCGCTTCGACCATCTTGTTTGTTTATCCGGTAATGGTAGCTGTCATTATGGGGGTGTTCTTCAAGGAAAAAATATCCGCAATTACCGTTTTCTCTATTCTGCTGGCACTTTCAGGTATTGCTTTGCTCTATCAAGGAGATGGTGACAAACCGCTATCCACGTTGGGGATCATCTTTGTTCTGCTGTCTTCACTCTCATATGCTATATACATAGTAGGTGTGAACCGCTCAACATTGAAAAACCTGCCAACCACCAAACTTACATTTTACGCCATCCTGTTCGGACTATCGGTTTACATCGTCCGTCTGAACTTCTGTATGGAGCTGCAGGTTATACCATCCGTCTGGTTATGGGCAGATACATTGGCTTTGGCTATTCTGCCAACCGCCATATCATTGGTCTGCACCGCCTTAGCTATCCATTATATAGGCTCCACACCAACCGCCATTCTAGGTGCTTTGGAACCTGTGACAGCCTTATTTTTCGGTGTTATGCTGTTCCATGAGAAACTAACTCCTCGCTTAATGGTTGGTATTTTAATGATTATCACCGCCGTGACCTTGATTATCATCGGCAAATCACTCATAAAAAAGATGGGAATGCTGTTGCAGATGAACAAAAAATAATATACTTTTGCTACTTAATCAATCAAATAGCAACTTTAATTATCAAAAAATATGGTAGACGTAAAGACTTGCCTTGACAATGCACAAGAAAAAATGGATATGGCCGTTATGTATCTGGAAGAAGCACTGGCACATATCCGCGCCGGAAAAGCGAGTACCCGACTGTTGGACGGTATCCGCGTAGACTCTTACGGAAGTATGGTTCCTATCAGCAATGTAGCAGCCGTAACTACTCCCGATGCTCGTAGTATCACCATCAAACCGTGGGATAAGAGTATGTTCCGTGTCATCGAAAAAGCGATTATCGACTCCGACCTCGGTATCATGCCCGAAAATAACGGCGAAGTGATCCGTATCGGTATTCCCCCTCTGACGGAAGAACGTCGTAAGCAATTGGCAAAACAGTGTAAAGGCGAAGGCGAAACTGCAAAAGTCAGCGTACGCAACGCCCGCCGAGACGGTATCGATGCACTGAAGAAAG
This window encodes:
- a CDS encoding DMT family transporter codes for the protein MNNKTKGFIYGAIAAASYGMNPLFALPLYAAGMNVDTVLFYRYFFAAIVLGILMKMQHQSFALHKADVLPLVIMGLLFSFSSLLLFISYNYMDAGIASTILFVYPVMVAVIMGVFFKEKISAITVFSILLALSGIALLYQGDGDKPLSTLGIIFVLLSSLSYAIYIVGVNRSTLKNLPTTKLTFYAILFGLSVYIVRLNFCMELQVIPSVWLWADTLALAILPTAISLVCTALAIHYIGSTPTAILGALEPVTALFFGVMLFHEKLTPRLMVGILMIITAVTLIIIGKSLIKKMGMLLQMNKK
- the frr gene encoding ribosome recycling factor, which produces MVDVKTCLDNAQEKMDMAVMYLEEALAHIRAGKASTRLLDGIRVDSYGSMVPISNVAAVTTPDARSITIKPWDKSMFRVIEKAIIDSDLGIMPENNGEVIRIGIPPLTEERRKQLAKQCKGEGETAKVSVRNARRDGIDALKKAVKDGLAEDEQKNAEAKLQKIHDKYIKQIDDMLAEKDKEIMTV